In Palaeococcus ferrophilus DSM 13482, the genomic window CGAAAGTCAGGAAGCTCCTGGCGGAGCACGATACCGTTGTGGTTGACGGTGTGCGCTCCCTCGACGAGATAGGCACTTTTAGGGAAGCGTTTCCAGAGGAAAAGATGGTGGTCATAGCTGTCCATTCATCCCCACATAAGCGCTTCGAGAGGCTTCGCAGGAGGGGCAGGAGCGACGACCCCTCGACGTGGGGGGACTTCGAGGAGAGGGACTGGAAGGAGCTGCGCTTTGGACTCGGGAACGTCATAGCGCTCGCGGACTACATGCTGGTGAACGATGACGGCCTTGATGAGTACCGTATGAGGATTCTCCAGCTGGCAAAAAAATTGGGGGTTTTAGACCTACCCCAACATGGAATCAAGGAAGAGCATCACGTAGAAGCCGATGAAAAAGCCGAGAGTTATTAGCGTCTCGTTCTCCTCCTTTTTGTAAATCTCCGGTATCATCTCCTTGACGGTGACGTAGAGCATTGCCCCCCCAGCCATGCCAAGACCGTAGGGCAAAAGCCCGTGGAAGGTGCTGAAGAACACCGCCCCAAGGAGGGCCATGACCATCTCCGCGACGCCGCTTAAGACGCCCATGGCGATGGGTTGAAGGCGCTTCTTCTGGAGAACCGCGAGGGGGAGCGAGACCACCGTGCCCTCGGGGAAGTCCTGGATTCCTATGGCTATGGCCGTCACGAGCCCCGTGGGAATGTCGTAAACGATGGAGGTTCCAACGGCGAGCCCCTCCGGAAGGTTGTGGATTATCACGGCCAAAACGATGAGCCACACGACCCTTATCCTCTCCCTGAGTTCACTGGGCCCTTCGTAGCCCTTGACGAGGTGCTCGTGGGGGACGAGGTTGTCTATGGCGTATATCATGAGAACGCCC contains:
- a CDS encoding AAA family ATPase, which codes for MIIYVVGMPGSGKGEVVKVFRRLGVPHVSMGDVVREEAEKRGVLKTPEGMRKVSIQLRQEFGESAVAKLCIPKVRKLLAEHDTVVVDGVRSLDEIGTFREAFPEEKMVVIAVHSSPHKRFERLRRRGRSDDPSTWGDFEERDWKELRFGLGNVIALADYMLVNDDGLDEYRMRILQLAKKLGVLDLPQHGIKEEHHVEADEKAESY
- a CDS encoding ZIP family metal transporter, whose product is MLENFVTSLSGYLLEVSGGSTMLVVFYAGIFVALMTSLGSLVAIFARNLPEWSVDVSLSFAAGVMIVASFTSLILPAIESTGTFTPAGVGIALGVLMIYAIDNLVPHEHLVKGYEGPSELRERIRVVWLIVLAVIIHNLPEGLAVGTSIVYDIPTGLVTAIAIGIQDFPEGTVVSLPLAVLQKKRLQPIAMGVLSGVAEMVMALLGAVFFSTFHGLLPYGLGMAGGAMLYVTVKEMIPEIYKKEENETLITLGFFIGFYVMLFLDSMLG